In Deltaproteobacteria bacterium, one genomic interval encodes:
- a CDS encoding adenosine kinase: MKNKKNLIVGIGSALVDILAQEDDHFITRSGAVRGGMQLVEHERIESLFSQLSGGHKVVPGGSACNTVLGVGRLGGSARFVGKCGDDDFGELFRRSLSSHAVEPALFSSEKPTGRVLSIITPDAQRSMLTYLGASAETAPEEVESGVFNGASIVHVEGYLVFNRKLLERTLVAAKDAGAKISLDLASHNVVMENRDYVTGLVSDFVDILIANEDEAEAYTGLRDEAEALEKLAEKAAVAALKMGPRGSMIKAEGRVVVVKARGDGTALDTTGAGDLWAAGFLYGMALGLDLAKCGELGSACGHEVCQVVGAHIPDEGWKRIRSLLPELYDTETHVI; the protein is encoded by the coding sequence ATGAAAAACAAAAAAAATCTCATAGTGGGCATAGGCTCGGCCCTTGTGGACATCCTGGCCCAGGAGGACGACCATTTCATAACGCGGTCAGGGGCGGTCCGGGGCGGGATGCAGCTTGTGGAGCATGAAAGGATCGAGTCGCTCTTTTCCCAGCTTTCGGGCGGCCACAAGGTGGTTCCGGGCGGCAGCGCCTGCAACACCGTGCTGGGGGTTGGCAGGTTGGGCGGCAGCGCGCGTTTCGTGGGAAAATGCGGCGACGACGATTTCGGCGAGCTTTTCCGGCGCTCCCTTTCCAGCCACGCCGTGGAGCCCGCGCTTTTTTCATCCGAAAAGCCCACCGGGAGGGTCCTGTCCATAATAACCCCGGACGCCCAGCGGTCCATGCTCACCTACCTTGGGGCATCGGCGGAAACGGCTCCAGAGGAGGTTGAAAGCGGCGTTTTCAACGGGGCGTCCATCGTCCACGTTGAGGGCTACCTCGTATTCAACAGAAAGCTTTTGGAGCGCACCCTGGTTGCGGCCAAGGACGCCGGGGCGAAGATTTCCTTAGACCTTGCCAGCCACAACGTGGTTATGGAAAACCGCGATTACGTGACGGGCCTGGTGTCCGATTTCGTTGACATTCTTATCGCCAACGAGGACGAGGCGGAAGCCTACACGGGCCTTAGGGACGAGGCGGAAGCACTGGAAAAACTGGCGGAGAAGGCCGCAGTGGCGGCTCTGAAGATGGGGCCGCGCGGATCCATGATAAAGGCCGAAGGCCGGGTGGTGGTTGTGAAGGCCCGTGGGGACGGCACGGCCCTGGACACCACCGGAGCCGGCGACCTTTGGGCCGCAGGCTTCCTTTACGGCATGGCCTTGGGGCTCGATCTGGCCAAGTGCGGCGAGCTTGGCTCAGCCTGCGGGCACGAGGTCTGCCAGGTTGTGGGCGCACACATCCCCGACGAGGGCTGGAAGCGCATAAGAAGCCTTTTGCCCGAACTTTACGACACCGAAACCCATGTCATATAA
- a CDS encoding tetratricopeptide repeat protein — protein MAVKQKVSRKDLLKKPDEFITFTARTVEFVRTHEKQLWAALITVITLVVVLAGVRFYMKRQENQAFIMLANARESYTSALETGKGVTAAQTAVSEVMTKYPRSSAADLAAGLLGRLYLREGKYDKAIEAFQKASGRVGQDPMTSSIIQSGLAYAHEGHKEYQKALDIFSTLAKDDQSPVQEDAALSLGRIYAAMKDAKNSRKAYEDFLKKFPTSPYAQEAREAKLR, from the coding sequence GTGGCAGTAAAACAAAAGGTAAGCAGAAAAGACCTCCTGAAAAAGCCTGACGAGTTCATCACCTTCACCGCCCGCACAGTGGAATTCGTGCGCACCCACGAAAAACAGCTCTGGGCCGCGCTCATTACGGTTATCACCCTGGTGGTGGTGCTGGCCGGTGTCAGGTTCTACATGAAGCGCCAGGAAAACCAGGCTTTCATCATGCTGGCCAACGCCAGGGAAAGCTACACCTCGGCGCTGGAAACGGGCAAGGGCGTAACGGCGGCCCAGACCGCAGTTAGCGAGGTGATGACCAAGTACCCGCGCAGTTCAGCAGCCGACCTTGCCGCCGGGCTTCTGGGCAGGCTCTACCTACGCGAGGGCAAGTACGACAAGGCCATAGAGGCTTTTCAGAAGGCGTCGGGCCGGGTGGGGCAGGACCCCATGACCAGTAGCATCATACAAAGCGGCCTTGCCTACGCCCACGAGGGTCACAAGGAATACCAGAAAGCTCTCGACATCTTTTCGACGCTTGCCAAGGACGACCAAAGCCCGGTCCAGGAGGACGCGGCCCTTTCCCTTGGCCGGATATACGCAGCAATGAAGGACGCCAAAAACAGCCGCAAGGCCTACGAGGACT